The proteins below come from a single Candidatus Zixiibacteriota bacterium genomic window:
- a CDS encoding amidohydrolase → MYDKIKKLSEKYSSNMIHLRRHLHQIPETALMEFETKKSMTAQLRKLGLKVNTNLWRTSLTATLRGKKLTPCAAIRSDMDALPIEEKTGYFFMSRNKGCMHACGHDAHMAIVWGAAKILAEIKSELAGSVKFLYQPSEEEPPGGARPMIKAGALRNPKVSAIFGLHVDPTIPIGKIGVKDGPLMAHVDDFDLIVHGRSGHAARPQETVDAVVAASHLVTALQTISSRGVNPLDPVIVTIGKIKGGTVRNTIADSVALYGTVRMLDMKLAKKLPGMIKKIADGVCKSYGAKYELDYRPGYPTLYNSPEINDVIVKAAHSMHGKKAVMIKERPGLGAEDFACYLEKVPGSMFLLGIRNKSIGADKPWHHPAFKLDEKAIPMAASILAGAVWEYFERRK, encoded by the coding sequence ATGTATGATAAAATAAAAAAGCTTAGCGAGAAATATTCATCCAATATGATACACCTTCGCCGGCACCTTCACCAGATACCGGAAACAGCCTTGATGGAATTCGAGACTAAGAAATCGATGACTGCTCAGCTTAGAAAGCTTGGCCTTAAAGTCAATACTAACCTCTGGCGAACATCGCTAACCGCCACACTAAGGGGCAAGAAACTTACACCCTGTGCGGCTATCCGTTCCGATATGGATGCTTTGCCGATTGAGGAAAAGACCGGTTATTTTTTCATGTCGCGAAACAAGGGCTGTATGCATGCCTGCGGCCATGATGCGCACATGGCTATTGTCTGGGGTGCGGCAAAGATTCTTGCGGAGATTAAATCGGAATTAGCCGGGTCGGTGAAATTTTTGTATCAGCCCTCCGAGGAAGAGCCGCCCGGCGGCGCGCGCCCGATGATTAAAGCCGGCGCTTTGAGAAACCCTAAAGTCTCCGCGATATTCGGTTTGCATGTTGACCCTACCATACCGATTGGCAAGATAGGCGTTAAGGATGGCCCGCTGATGGCGCATGTGGATGATTTCGACCTGATAGTACATGGTCGTTCGGGGCATGCCGCCCGTCCGCAGGAAACTGTCGATGCGGTAGTTGCGGCATCGCATTTGGTAACCGCTCTGCAGACTATCTCCTCGCGCGGAGTCAACCCGCTCGATCCGGTAATCGTTACAATCGGTAAAATCAAGGGCGGCACTGTGCGCAACACTATCGCCGACAGCGTTGCCTTGTACGGCACAGTTAGGATGCTTGATATGAAGCTGGCTAAAAAGCTTCCGGGGATGATTAAAAAGATTGCCGATGGTGTCTGCAAGTCTTACGGGGCAAAATATGAACTTGATTATCGCCCGGGTTATCCAACCCTTTACAACAGCCCTGAAATAAATGATGTTATAGTGAAAGCCGCTCACAGCATGCATGGCAAAAAAGCTGTTATGATTAAGGAACGTCCCGGCCTTGGCGCCGAGGATTTCGCCTGCTATTTGGAGAAGGTTCCCGGTTCGATGTTCCTTCTCGGCATACGCAATAAAAGCATAGGCGCCGACAAACCCTGGCATCACCCGGCATTCAAGCTTGATGAGAAAGCAATCCCGATGGCGGCATCAATACTGGCAGGAGCCGTATGGGAATATTTTGAGCGGAGAAAATGA
- a CDS encoding pentapeptide repeat-containing protein translates to MADKICAYDGCNEPVNSPHDNEYCVFHAPKDKKGITGEEFNKLIFKKLDRKDYNFRGYVFPIASNFGNRRFEESADFACCEFNGDVNFAYAIFEDSVDFTNLAFKGKALFTSSKFHDIVSFSNVKFEDLADFENSVFKNYAYFQKCKFKNKAIFDKAIFENIATFEEANFENNASFVLTQFNNHTVFHDIKIYREMEFRYIYIGDKCGFDFHNPKFLSNNILINFDNVRFNPFASYFGNIKFDIKDKPFFIFRYCQLKDVFFTNNDMSLFSFYKSSYDEARLISCKWGKTNDRILIFPYKRKNIIPEESLLKELAKNITDEHQAAQFRDKYHINDLKNYKDISPLYRQMKTALDNSKDYQQAGLFYFNELEMKRRALEDDIENSKPKRKIFQRQPAKWFYQQFRKIFSKYIFYYLYKVFTGYGEKPLWSSIWFVVYIAVFTILNFCIGIKIGTKQEDEIIKYSDATIWDSLIFTLYRIIPTNYLPFKYTFDVPHNFWGLLIPFLNTAVLIIMFAFIVIGLKRHFRRF, encoded by the coding sequence ATGGCTGATAAAATCTGTGCTTATGATGGTTGTAACGAACCGGTAAACAGCCCGCATGATAATGAGTATTGTGTTTTCCATGCGCCTAAGGATAAGAAGGGGATTACGGGCGAGGAGTTTAATAAGCTGATTTTTAAGAAGCTTGATAGGAAGGATTATAATTTTCGGGGATATGTTTTTCCGATAGCTAGTAATTTTGGTAATAGAAGATTTGAAGAAAGTGCTGACTTTGCATGTTGTGAATTTAATGGTGATGTAAACTTTGCATATGCTATATTTGAAGATTCCGTAGATTTTACAAATTTAGCCTTCAAAGGAAAAGCTCTTTTTACAAGTAGTAAATTTCATGACATAGTAAGTTTTAGTAATGTTAAGTTCGAAGATTTAGCAGATTTTGAAAATTCAGTATTTAAAAATTATGCTTATTTTCAAAAATGCAAATTTAAGAATAAAGCAATATTTGATAAAGCAATATTTGAAAATATAGCGACTTTTGAGGAAGCCAATTTTGAAAATAATGCCTCCTTTGTGTTAACACAATTTAATAATCATACAGTTTTCCACGATATTAAAATCTATAGAGAAATGGAATTTCGTTACATATATATTGGAGATAAATGTGGATTTGATTTTCACAATCCCAAGTTTTTATCTAATAATATTTTAATAAATTTTGACAATGTGCGCTTTAATCCTTTTGCATCATATTTTGGAAATATTAAATTTGATATTAAAGATAAACCATTTTTTATCTTCCGTTACTGCCAGCTAAAGGATGTATTCTTCACTAATAACGATATGTCGTTATTTTCATTCTATAAAAGTTCCTATGATGAAGCTCGATTAATATCATGTAAATGGGGTAAGACAAATGACCGAATTTTAATATTTCCATATAAGAGAAAAAACATCATTCCAGAAGAAAGCTTGCTAAAAGAATTAGCTAAAAACATTACCGATGAACATCAAGCTGCTCAATTTAGAGATAAATATCATATAAATGACTTGAAAAACTATAAAGACATTTCCCCACTCTACCGCCAGATGAAAACCGCCTTAGATAACTCTAAAGACTACCAGCAAGCCGGATTATTTTATTTTAACGAGCTTGAGATGAAAAGACGAGCTTTAGAAGATGATATAGAAAACAGTAAACCAAAGCGAAAAATATTTCAACGGCAGCCCGCAAAATGGTTTTATCAGCAGTTCAGGAAAATATTCAGTAAATACATCTTTTACTATTTATACAAAGTATTTACCGGTTATGGCGAGAAGCCCTTATGGAGTTCAATTTGGTTTGTGGTTTATATTGCAGTATTCACGATACTAAATTTTTGTATCGGAATTAAAATTGGCACAAAACAAGAAGATGAAATAATTAAATATTCTGATGCTACAATTTGGGACTCCTTGATCTTTACATTATATCGCATCATACCGACAAATTATTTGCCTTTCAAATATACCTTTGATGTACCTCATAATTTTTGGGGCTTGCTTATTCCATTTTTGAATACAGCGGTTCTTATAATAATGTTTGCCTTTATAGTAATTGGATTAAAGCGTCATTTCCGGCGGTTTTAA
- a CDS encoding aminotransferase class I/II-fold pyridoxal phosphate-dependent enzyme: protein MGLLADRLQRIGESATLRISAKAKQLKAEGIDVIDLSIGEPDFSTPENIKKAGKQAIDDNFTHYTANPGIPELKQAIIKKLHDDNGLDYNPNQIIVSTGAKNSIFNLCTAILNKGDEVIIPSPYWVSYPAIVNLAKGAPVYVHCSEENGFLLHPKDFAEAITPRTKALFLNNPSNPTGAAYTKDELKEIIDIAVSENIIIIADEIYEKLVYDGFKFYSAAAISPQAKDITVIINGVSKAYSMTGWRLGYAAGPKEIIAGMNMIQGHNTSNACSISQKAAIEALLGPQLDIEKMVYEFQRRRNLAYSRLLSIPGISCPKPRGAFYLFANFSAYFDKEYNGNSIRNSYGMAYYLMKNAHVAVVPGDAFGMEGFIRLSYADSMERIDEALTRISDALAELTPSRKAKGKALNNTTTKQRDFVELESSINLEMREALVNESENAFSYDNYYEWNVNIAGVVLQLRTNSPHLNEFWAENFYPAELEADIEPHGIIYAVKNIPGREARAYYNPESHTGFFFKSAYYSQLRSLALGIVSDISEKLYNTLAVHAACFDIDGRGALMFFPPASGKSTHVAGLLKQGKAKIVSDDIAFIRLSGPAVMADSIERKFYMPADFVERYPAARTLFERSKCENVVTLKEQCENTECLYDDSCVLDKGEPYCFIASSDSKVMLDPYWLGGQDKHTKRTQVKTVLIFKRDNFGQITEQVAPDRALQVLEEGRPPADAVSEHSHPFYNPYMLVKTTDRIEQQKRFYTRMLSKCDCYLINTGAGSPKEVQKALLNIVTGQGREVLR, encoded by the coding sequence ATGGGACTTTTAGCAGACAGACTTCAACGAATAGGCGAATCAGCCACCTTGCGAATCTCGGCAAAAGCTAAACAGCTTAAAGCCGAGGGAATTGATGTCATTGATCTTTCAATAGGCGAGCCGGATTTTTCTACTCCCGAAAATATCAAGAAAGCCGGCAAGCAGGCTATCGATGACAATTTCACTCATTATACGGCAAATCCCGGTATACCGGAGTTAAAACAGGCGATTATTAAAAAGCTTCATGATGATAACGGACTTGATTATAATCCCAACCAGATAATAGTTTCCACCGGCGCGAAAAACAGCATATTTAATCTATGCACGGCTATCTTGAATAAAGGCGATGAGGTAATCATACCCAGCCCCTACTGGGTCTCATACCCGGCGATTGTCAATCTGGCTAAGGGAGCGCCCGTCTATGTGCATTGCAGTGAGGAAAACGGTTTCTTGCTTCATCCCAAAGATTTCGCCGAGGCTATTACACCCCGAACAAAAGCGCTGTTTCTGAATAATCCCTCCAACCCAACCGGCGCGGCTTATACAAAAGATGAACTTAAGGAAATTATTGATATTGCCGTATCGGAGAATATCATTATTATCGCCGATGAGATATATGAAAAGCTTGTTTATGACGGCTTCAAGTTTTACAGCGCCGCCGCAATTTCGCCGCAAGCTAAAGACATCACCGTTATAATCAACGGCGTATCCAAAGCCTATTCGATGACTGGCTGGCGTCTCGGTTATGCGGCAGGACCAAAGGAAATTATCGCTGGTATGAACATGATACAGGGGCATAATACCTCTAATGCCTGTTCAATCTCGCAAAAAGCGGCGATTGAGGCTTTACTCGGCCCTCAGCTTGATATTGAAAAGATGGTGTACGAATTTCAACGCCGCCGCAACCTGGCATATTCAAGGCTTCTGTCAATACCCGGCATATCATGTCCCAAACCGCGCGGCGCATTTTATCTGTTCGCCAATTTCAGCGCTTACTTTGATAAGGAATATAACGGCAACTCAATCCGCAACTCCTACGGCATGGCATATTACCTGATGAAAAATGCGCATGTAGCGGTTGTGCCCGGCGATGCTTTCGGCATGGAGGGTTTTATACGCCTGTCTTATGCCGATTCTATGGAGCGAATCGATGAGGCATTAACCCGCATCAGCGATGCGTTAGCCGAACTTACGCCATCACGAAAAGCGAAAGGCAAAGCTCTTAACAATACGACAACAAAACAGCGTGATTTTGTCGAGTTGGAATCATCTATTAATCTGGAGATGAGAGAGGCATTGGTTAACGAATCGGAAAACGCTTTTAGCTATGATAACTACTATGAATGGAATGTTAATATAGCCGGCGTGGTATTGCAATTAAGAACCAACAGCCCGCATCTTAACGAATTTTGGGCTGAGAATTTCTATCCGGCTGAACTTGAGGCTGATATTGAACCGCACGGCATAATCTATGCAGTCAAAAATATCCCCGGACGGGAAGCGCGCGCCTACTATAATCCCGAATCGCATACGGGATTCTTCTTCAAGTCTGCTTACTATTCACAGCTTCGCAGCTTGGCTTTGGGCATCGTGTCTGATATTTCTGAAAAGCTTTATAATACATTGGCGGTTCATGCCGCCTGTTTCGATATTGACGGCAGAGGCGCTTTGATGTTTTTCCCGCCGGCTTCCGGCAAATCGACTCATGTAGCCGGACTCTTAAAGCAGGGCAAGGCTAAGATTGTCAGCGATGATATCGCGTTTATCCGTCTCAGCGGTCCGGCGGTTATGGCCGATAGTATCGAGCGAAAATTCTATATGCCTGCCGATTTTGTCGAACGCTATCCAGCCGCCCGAACATTATTTGAAAGAAGCAAGTGCGAGAACGTGGTTACCTTAAAAGAGCAGTGCGAAAACACTGAATGCCTTTATGATGATTCATGCGTGCTTGATAAGGGCGAACCGTATTGCTTCATAGCCTCATCCGATTCTAAAGTAATGCTCGACCCATACTGGCTTGGGGGTCAGGATAAGCATACAAAACGCACGCAGGTAAAAACGGTGCTTATTTTCAAACGGGATAATTTCGGGCAGATAACAGAGCAGGTTGCTCCCGACAGGGCGCTTCAGGTTCTCGAGGAGGGTCGCCCGCCTGCCGATGCTGTTTCCGAGCATAGCCATCCGTTTTATAATCCATACATGCTTGTTAAAACCACCGATAGAATCGAACAGCAAAAGCGTTTCTATACCCGGATGCTGAGCAAATGCGATTGTTATCTTATTAACACAGGCGCGGGAAGCCCCAAGGAAGTTCAAAAGGCATTGCTTAACATAGTTACCGGACAAGGCAGGGAAGTTCTCAGGTAA
- a CDS encoding flotillin, producing the protein MSLIGWFIFAGVIIILLILFFIALSKQYRKVGPNEVLIISGGRKRTVTEADGTKRKIGYRMHVGGGTFVMPILERADILPLEVFTLNIEIHDGLTAKGIELNSVGQAQVKVKSDEYSIRMAAEQFLSKGLSGMKDISQQILEGNMRGVLGSMTVEEIYTNRDEFAGKVQTQAVKAFDAMGLVILSFSLKEISDSQGYLEALGKPYIARIKGEAEIAQAEADRDATIKSAGARKEGDIAKFKAETEIAQASRDYEMQRADYQSGINQKRAVADSTYDIERLKMNQQLKKEEYQVRLIEKEQSIKLEEKEILRKEKELESTVKKAADAMKYQVEIEADATSYKLGSAAKGKALAIKHEGLAKAEVISAQGEAEAEAMAKKAESWSKYNQAAIYKMFIDVLPDLARAVSEPLSKVDKIVMVGNGADGASKITGQVTNVLAQLPDVVKTLSGFDLKELLKNLPNQKSNKSDNSENGE; encoded by the coding sequence ATGTCTTTAATAGGATGGTTTATTTTCGCCGGCGTAATCATAATATTATTAATTCTATTCTTTATCGCTTTGTCAAAACAATACCGCAAGGTTGGGCCAAACGAGGTTCTAATTATTTCAGGCGGCCGCAAGCGGACTGTAACCGAAGCTGATGGTACTAAGCGCAAAATTGGTTATAGAATGCATGTCGGCGGCGGCACATTTGTTATGCCGATTCTTGAACGAGCGGATATCTTGCCGCTTGAGGTTTTCACGTTAAATATCGAAATTCATGATGGTTTAACCGCTAAAGGCATCGAACTGAATTCCGTAGGTCAGGCACAGGTTAAGGTCAAAAGCGATGAGTATTCTATCAGGATGGCGGCTGAGCAGTTTTTAAGCAAAGGCTTATCCGGCATGAAAGACATCTCCCAGCAAATTCTCGAGGGCAACATGCGCGGTGTGTTGGGTTCGATGACTGTCGAGGAGATATATACAAACCGTGATGAATTCGCCGGTAAAGTTCAAACGCAGGCTGTCAAGGCTTTCGATGCGATGGGCTTAGTAATACTGTCATTCTCCTTAAAAGAAATCAGCGATTCACAGGGATATCTGGAAGCTCTCGGTAAACCATATATCGCCAGAATCAAGGGCGAGGCTGAAATTGCCCAGGCAGAGGCTGATAGGGATGCAACTATAAAATCAGCGGGTGCTCGTAAAGAGGGCGATATCGCCAAATTCAAAGCCGAGACCGAAATTGCTCAAGCCAGCCGCGATTATGAAATGCAGCGGGCGGATTATCAATCCGGCATAAACCAGAAAAGAGCCGTCGCCGATTCAACCTACGACATTGAACGTCTAAAAATGAACCAGCAGTTAAAGAAAGAAGAATACCAGGTTCGCCTGATTGAAAAAGAACAGTCTATTAAACTTGAGGAAAAAGAAATCCTCCGCAAAGAGAAAGAGCTTGAATCGACAGTTAAAAAAGCCGCCGATGCTATGAAATATCAGGTTGAAATCGAGGCGGATGCAACCAGTTATAAACTCGGCTCTGCCGCCAAAGGCAAAGCATTAGCTATCAAACATGAGGGATTGGCTAAAGCCGAGGTAATAAGCGCTCAGGGCGAGGCTGAGGCTGAAGCGATGGCTAAGAAAGCGGAATCGTGGTCTAAATACAATCAAGCGGCTATCTATAAGATGTTCATCGATGTCCTGCCCGATCTTGCCAGAGCAGTTTCCGAGCCGCTTTCCAAAGTAGATAAGATTGTGATGGTTGGCAATGGCGCGGATGGCGCCTCGAAAATCACCGGTCAGGTTACTAATGTATTAGCTCAATTGCCGGATGTAGTCAAAACGCTTTCGGGATTCGACCTCAAAGAGTTGTTGAAAAACCTGCCAAATCAGAAATCCAATAAGTCTGATAATTCCGAAAACGGCGAATAA
- a CDS encoding hydrogenase iron-sulfur subunit produces MANELNKPEDLRIGVFVCECGLNIAGTVDCTAVSEYAKTLDDVVAVVQNKYTCADPGQNEIKKAIAEHNLNRVVIASCTPKIHEPTFRQCVADAGLNPYLFEMVNIREHVSWVHQKEKDKATQKAKDLIRSGVARARFLEEQTESEVPVTKAALVIGGGIAGIQAALDLADGGHKVYLVEREATIGGIMAALDKTYPTMDCSIUILGPKMMDVGRHPNVELMSYSEVESVTGFVGNFHATIRKKARYVDPTECTSCGECAKVCPVAIPDAYQQGFSTRKAIYLPFPQAVPSSYVLDMDNCLGNNPIACGKCQDVCEKKCIDYDDEDKLVNIEVGVIIAATGMDVYDPTDYDEYGYTRHQNVITSMEFERLICAGGPTEGHFVRPTDMKAPKSIGFIQCVGSRSRDGRGNPYCSNICCMNTVKDTLLLCDHYPGVDIKVFYMDIRAFGKGFEDLYMRSKEEGVKYIRGIPGDVAEDPETKNLVLTVENTTTSKLEKHELQMLVLSQGVIPRKDNDKLQHLLTLSTTSDGFIMESHPKLKPVDAPTKGVFLAGCIESPKDVKDSVTQSGAAAARASILLNAGKTKIESITSMVDPDKCNYCGLCAKVCPYNAILSSDKKTKKLPTIIQAACAGCGACAAECPQDAIYMRHFRDEQIIAQIEGILAERPFEQLIVFACNWCSYAGGDMAGTSRLQFPTSSRLIRTMCSGRVDEKFVMHAFKLGAPMVLVSGCHFTDCHYISAVQWTQKRMDKLWSKMDKLGIRDERLQLEWISAAEGQKFAKVMRQMEEKLKTVTVEEIKQTMKVLEEEEKKEKAKAEAKMKKSNTAEVSS; encoded by the coding sequence ATGGCAAATGAGTTAAATAAACCCGAGGACTTGCGGATAGGTGTGTTTGTTTGCGAGTGCGGGCTTAATATCGCCGGCACTGTGGATTGTACCGCTGTTAGCGAATATGCAAAAACTCTCGATGATGTAGTAGCGGTAGTTCAAAACAAATATACTTGTGCCGACCCCGGTCAAAATGAAATTAAAAAGGCGATTGCGGAACACAACCTCAACCGTGTTGTGATTGCTTCCTGCACTCCAAAAATCCACGAGCCTACTTTCAGACAGTGTGTTGCAGATGCCGGTTTGAATCCATACCTGTTCGAGATGGTTAATATTCGCGAGCATGTAAGCTGGGTTCACCAGAAAGAGAAGGATAAGGCGACCCAGAAAGCCAAAGACCTTATCAGAAGCGGCGTAGCCAGAGCGCGTTTCCTCGAGGAACAAACTGAATCTGAGGTGCCGGTTACCAAAGCCGCATTAGTTATCGGCGGCGGCATTGCCGGCATTCAGGCGGCGTTAGATTTAGCTGATGGCGGCCATAAAGTATATCTGGTGGAAAGAGAGGCTACCATCGGCGGAATAATGGCGGCGCTTGATAAAACTTATCCGACGATGGACTGCTCAATATGAATACTCGGCCCCAAGATGATGGATGTCGGTCGACATCCGAATGTCGAGTTAATGAGCTATAGCGAGGTTGAATCGGTTACCGGTTTTGTCGGAAATTTCCATGCGACGATTCGCAAAAAAGCCCGCTATGTTGACCCTACGGAGTGCACCTCATGCGGCGAGTGCGCCAAGGTTTGTCCGGTGGCTATCCCGGATGCGTACCAACAGGGATTTTCAACGCGCAAGGCAATCTATCTGCCGTTTCCGCAGGCGGTGCCGTCATCGTATGTTCTTGATATGGATAACTGCCTTGGCAACAACCCGATTGCGTGCGGCAAGTGCCAAGATGTTTGCGAGAAAAAGTGCATCGATTATGATGATGAAGACAAGCTGGTAAATATCGAGGTCGGCGTGATTATCGCCGCTACCGGTATGGATGTTTATGACCCTACTGATTATGATGAATACGGCTATACTCGTCATCAGAATGTAATCACAAGTATGGAATTTGAGCGCTTGATTTGCGCCGGCGGGCCGACTGAGGGTCATTTCGTTCGCCCGACAGACATGAAAGCGCCTAAGAGTATCGGCTTTATCCAGTGTGTCGGTTCACGTTCGCGGGATGGCCGCGGCAATCCTTACTGTAGTAATATTTGTTGTATGAATACGGTAAAGGATACGCTTCTGCTGTGCGACCATTATCCCGGCGTTGATATTAAAGTTTTTTATATGGATATTAGAGCTTTCGGTAAAGGTTTTGAAGACCTGTATATGCGCAGTAAGGAAGAGGGTGTTAAATATATCAGAGGCATTCCCGGTGATGTTGCTGAGGACCCCGAAACGAAAAACCTGGTTCTAACTGTTGAGAATACTACCACCAGCAAACTCGAAAAACATGAACTCCAGATGCTAGTTTTATCTCAGGGCGTAATACCGCGCAAGGATAACGATAAGCTCCAGCATCTTCTTACCCTATCTACTACATCGGATGGTTTCATAATGGAATCGCATCCCAAGCTAAAGCCTGTTGATGCTCCTACAAAGGGCGTATTCTTAGCCGGTTGTATCGAGTCGCCGAAAGATGTCAAAGACAGCGTAACTCAATCGGGTGCAGCGGCGGCAAGAGCCAGTATTTTGCTGAATGCCGGTAAAACCAAGATTGAGTCAATTACTTCGATGGTTGATCCCGATAAATGTAATTACTGCGGCTTGTGTGCAAAAGTTTGTCCCTATAACGCTATCTTGTCATCCGATAAAAAGACTAAAAAACTGCCAACGATTATTCAGGCGGCTTGTGCCGGTTGCGGCGCTTGCGCGGCTGAATGCCCGCAGGACGCAATCTATATGCGTCATTTCCGCGATGAGCAGATTATAGCGCAGATTGAAGGGATTTTAGCTGAAAGACCTTTTGAACAACTTATCGTGTTTGCCTGCAACTGGTGTAGTTATGCTGGGGGCGATATGGCTGGTACATCAAGACTTCAATTCCCAACCTCGAGCCGCTTGATTAGGACCATGTGCTCGGGGCGTGTCGATGAGAAATTCGTGATGCATGCTTTCAAGCTGGGCGCGCCTATGGTGCTCGTATCCGGCTGTCATTTCACCGACTGTCATTATATAAGCGCCGTTCAATGGACACAAAAGCGAATGGATAAATTATGGAGCAAGATGGATAAACTTGGCATCCGGGATGAAAGGCTTCAACTTGAGTGGATATCAGCCGCTGAGGGTCAGAAATTCGCTAAGGTCATGCGTCAGATGGAGGAAAAACTCAAGACCGTAACCGTTGAGGAAATCAAACAGACAATGAAAGTGCTTGAAGAAGAGGAAAAGAAAGAGAAAGCTAAAGCCGAAGCAAAAATGAAAAAATCAAATACTGCGGAGGTGAGTTCCTGA